A genomic region of Pithys albifrons albifrons isolate INPA30051 chromosome 20, PitAlb_v1, whole genome shotgun sequence contains the following coding sequences:
- the RC3H2 gene encoding roquin-2 isoform X2: MPVQAAQWTEFLSCPICYNEFDENVHKPISLGCSHTVCKTCLNKLHRKACPFDQTAINTDIDVLPVNFALLQLVGAQVPDHQTVKLSNVGENKHYEVAKKCVEDLALYLKPLSGGKGVASLNQSALSRPMQRKLVTLVNCQLVEEEGRVRAMRAARSLGERTVTELILQHQNPQQLSANLWAAVRARGCQFLGPAMQEEALKLVLLALEDGSALSRKVLVLFVVQRLEPRFPQASKTSIGHVVQLLYRASCFKVTKRDEDSSLMQLKEEFRSYEALRREHDAQIVHIAMEAGLRISPEQWSSLLYGDLAHKSHMQSIIDKLQSPESFAKSVQELTIVLQRTGDPANLNRLRPHLELLANIDPNPDAASPTWEQLENAMVAVKTVVHGLVDFIQNYSRKGHETPQPQPNSKYKTSMCRDLRQQGGCPRGTNCTFAHSQEELEKYRLRNKKISATVRTFPLLNKVGVNSTVSTTTGNVISVIGSPEATGKMVPSTNGIANLDSGVPQLIPRCADTSLRALDNTKKGGKTGANGQNASGSPTESLPESKIGSPPKTPVSQAAATSAGPPNIGTEVNSVPPKSSPFVPRVPVYPPHSDNVQYFQDPRTQLSYEVPQYPQTGYYPPPPTVPAGVAPCVPRFVRSNNVPESSLPPASVPYADHYSTFPPRDRLNSPYQPPPPQPYGLVPPVPSGMYAPVYDSRRIWRPQMYPRDDIIRSNSLPPMDVMHSSVYQTSLRERYNSLDGYYSVACQPPNEQRTVPLPREPCGHLKTGYDEQLRRKPEQWAQYHTQKPPLVSSTLPMATPSPTPPSPLFSVDFSTEFSESVSDLSGTKFEEDHLSHYSPWSCGTIGSCINAIDSEPKDVIANSNAVLMDLDSGDVKRRVHLFETQRRAKEEDPIIPFSDGPIISKWGAISRSSRTGYHTTDPIQATASQGSATKPISVSDYVPYVNAVDSRWSAYGSDSASSARYAERDRFIVTDLSGHRKHSSTGDLLSIELQQAKSNSLLLQREANALAMQQKWNSLDEGSRLTLNLLSKEIDLRNGETDYTEDCADTKPDRDIELELSALDTDEPDGQGEQIEEILDIQLGISSQDDQLLNGTTVENGHLLKQHQKDSMEQKRQSLGRSRKQSCP; encoded by the exons AtgcctgtgcaggcagctcagtGGACAGAATTTCTGTCCTGCCCAATCTGCTACAACGAGTTTGATGAGAATGTGCACAAACCCATCAGCTTGGGCTGCTCCCACACCGTGTGCAAGACCTGCCTGAACAAGCTCCATCGCAAGGCATGTCCCTTTGACCAGACCGCCATCAACACCGACATCGACGTGCTTCCTGTGAACTTTGCCCTCCTCCAGCTGGTTGGAGCACAG GTACCTGATCATCAGACAGTAAAGTTGAGTAATGTAGGAGAGAACAAACATTATGAAGTAGCAAAGAAATGTGTTGAGGATTTGGCACTCTACTTAAAGCCATTGAGTGGAGGAAAAG GTGTTGCAAGCTTGAACCAGAGTGCCCTGAGCCGTCCAATGCAGAGGAAACTGGTGACACTGGTGAACTGTCAGCTGGTGGAGGAGGAGGGCCGGGTCCGAGCCATGAGGGCAGCTCGCTCCCTGGGGGAGAGAACTGTCACAGAACTCATCCTGCAGCACCAGAATCCTCAGCAGCTTTCTGCCAATCTCTGGGCTGCTGTCAGGGCACGAGGTTGCCAGTTTCTAGGACCAG CTATGCAAGAAGAGGCACTGAAACTTGTATTACTGGCACTGGAAGATGGCTCTGCACTCTCAAGAAAAGTTCTGGTACTTTTTGTTGTGCAAAGGCTGGAACCAAGATTTCCTCAGGCCTCGAAAACGAGCATTGGTCACGTTGTGCAGCTACTGTATAGAGCATCATGCTTTAAG GTCACTAAAAGGGATGAAGATTCTTCTCTGATGCAACTGAAAGAAGAGTTCCGGAGCTACGAGGCGCTGAGGAGGGAACACGATGCCCAGATTGTTCACATTGCCATGGAAGCAGGACTTCGAATATCACCAGAGCAATGGTCTTCCCTTCTGTATGGAGACTTGGCACACAAATCACACATGCAATCCATTATTGACAAG CTCCAATCTCCAGAATCTTTTGCAAAGAGTGTACAAGAGTTGACAATTGTCTTGCAGCGCACGGGGGATCCTGCAAACCTAAACAGGCTGAGGCCTCATTTAGAGCTCCTGGCAAACATAGATCCAAATCCAG ATGCAGCCTCTCCAAcatgggagcagctggaaaatGCAATGGTCGCTGTGAAGACTGTGGTCCATGGGCTGGTGGATTTCATTCAGAATTACAGCAGAAAAGGCCATGAAACTCCACAG ccaCAACCAAATAGCAAATACAAAACAAGTATGTGCCGAGACCTTCGACAGCAAGGGGGATGTCCAAGAGGAACAAACTGTACATTTGCTCATTCTCAGGAAGAGCTTGAAAA GTACCGCTTGAGGAACAAAAAGATCAGCGCAACAGTGAGAACATTCCCCCTTCTCAATAAAGTTGGCGTCAACAGCACCGTCTCCACCACCACAGGAAACGTCATTTCTGTCATAGGAAGCCCTGAAGCAACAGGGAAGATGGTGCCCAGTACCAATGGAATAGCCAATCTGGACAGTGGGGTCCCCCAGCTGATCCCTCGCTGTGCTGACACCTCCCTGCGCGCTCTGGACAACACCAAGAAGGGAGGCAAGACTGGAGCCAACGGCCAGAATGCATCTGGGTCCCCTACAGAATCACTCCCTGAAAG TAAAATAGGTTCTCCACCCAAGACTCCTGTAAGCCAGGCAGCAGCTACCTCAGCTGGTCCTCCTAATATTGGAACAGAAGTGAATTCTGTGCCTCCAAAGTCCAGCCCATTTGTTCCCAGAGTACCTGTCTACCCTCCACATTCTGATAATGTTCAATATTTCCAAGATCCCAGGACTCAGCTGTCATATGAAGTTCCACAGTACCCACAGACAG GGTATTATCCACCACCTCCAACAGTACCAGCTGGTGTGGCTCCCTGTGTTCCTCGCTTTGTGAGGTCCAATAACGTTCCAGAGTCCTCCCTCCCACCTGCTTCCGTGCCATATGCCGATCATTACAGTACATTTCCCCCTCGAGACCGACTGAATTCTCCTTACCAACCTCCTCCTCCGCAGCCGTATGGACTggtccctcctgtcccctctggaATGTACGCTCCCGTCTATGACAGCAGGCGCATCTGGCGCCCACAGATGTACCCACGAGATGATATTATTAGGAGCAATTCTTTACCTCCCATGGATGTGATGCACTCATCTGTCTATCAGACATCGTTACGGGAGAGGTACAACTCCCTGGATGGGTATTACTCTGTGGCTTGTCAACCTCCAAACGAGCAGAGGACTGTGCCTTTACCGAGG gagcctTGTGGTCACTTGAAGACTGGTTATGATGAGCAGCTGAGGCGGAAGCCGGAGCAATGGGCACAGTACCACACACAGAAACCTCCTCTGGTATCCTCAACCCTTCCCATGGCAACACCATCTCCAACACCACCTTCTCCTCTCTTCAGTGTAGATTTCAGCACAGAG TTCTCAGAGAGTGTCAGTGATTTGAGTGGAACTAAATTTGAGGAAGACCATCTCTCTCACTATTCACCGTGGTCTTGTGGCACTATTGGCTCTTGTATAAATGCTATCGactcagagcccaaggatgTGATTGCCAATTCCAATGCCGTGTTGATG GATTTGGACAGTGGGGATGTGAAAAGGAGAGTGCACTTGTTTGAAACGCAGAGGAGGGCGAAGGAGGAGGATCCCATAATCCCCTTCAGCGACGGCCCCATCATCTCCAAGTGGGGAGCGATCTCCAGGTCATCCCGCACAGGGTACCACACGACAGACCCCATCCAGGCCACTGCTTCCCAAGGAAGTGCTACTAAGCCCATCAGTGTATCAG ATTATGTCCCTTATGTCAATGCTGTTGACTCAAGATGGAGTGCCTATGGCTCGGATTCTGCTTCATCAGCACGTTATGCAGAACG GGACAGGTTCATAGTTACAGATTTGTCTGGTCACAGAAAGCATTCCAGCACTGGAGATCTACTGAGCATTGAATTACAGCAG GCCAAAAGCAACTCCTTGTTACTTCAGAGAGAGGCAAATGCACTGGCCATGCAGCAGAAGTGGAATTCTCTAGATGAAGGCAGTCGTCTTACCTTAAATCTTTTAAGCAAGGAAATTGATCTGAGGAATGGTGAG
- the ZBTB6 gene encoding zinc finger and BTB domain-containing protein 6: MAADSEVLHFQFEQQGDAVLQKMNLLRQQNLFCDVSIYINDTEFQGHKVIFAACSTFMRDQFLLNQSRQVRITILQSAEVGRKLLLSCYTGALEVKKKELLKYLTAASYLQMVHIVEKCTEALSKYLEIDASMESSVQAAEGCHSSDAELRNGDEALDKDCEIIEIAEDNPENEEYPVKQEEVDDPQPVAQSLVSERKDTKSPEISTVEIGYKDDEICIFRMDSVNVANVENDHFPQPCTSSKTNLYFPETQHSLINSTVESRNTEMSGNHFQAFVSDNPEGTSSGVSAFQSLEDSGSSWRHQCPKCPRGFLHLENYLRHLKMHKLFLCLQCGKTFTQKKNLNRHIRGHMGIRPFQCMVCLKTFTAKSTLQDHLNIHSGDRPYKCHCCDMDFKHKSALKKHLTSVHGRSSGEKPNLNTITKVKIDYD; encoded by the coding sequence ATGGCGGCGGACTCGGAGGTGCTGCACTTCCAGTTCGAGCAGCAGGGCGATGCCGTGCTGCAGAAGATGAACCTCCTGCGGCAGCAGAACCTCTTCTGTGACGTGTCCATCTACATCAACGACACAGAGTTCCAGGGGCACAAGGTGATCTTCGCCGCCTGCTCCACCTTCATGCGGGACCAGTTCCTGCTCAACCAGTCCCGGCAGGTGCGGATCACCATCCTGCAGAGCGCCGAGGTGGgcaggaagctgctgctgtcctgctatACGGGCGCGCTGGAAGTCAAGAAGAAGGAGCTGCTGAAGTACCTCACGGCCGCGAGTTACCTGCAGATGGTTCACATCGTGGAGAAGTGCACCGAGGCCCTGTCCAAGTACTTGGAGATCGACGCTTCCATGGAGAGCAGTGTCCAGGCTGCAGAGGGGTGCCACTCCTCAGATGCTGAACTGAGGAATGGGGATGAGGCTTTAGATAAAGATTGTGAAATAATTGAGATCGCTGAAGACAACCCAGAGAATGAAGAATACCCTGtgaagcaggaggaggtggatgaCCCACAGCCCGTGGCACAGAGCTTGGTGTCAGAAAGGAAGGACACAAAATCTCCAGAAATATCAACAGTGGAAATCGGGTACAAGGATGATGAAATCTGTATCTTCAGAATGGATTCCGTGAATGTAGCAAATGTAGAAAACGATCATTTTCCGCAGCCTTGCACTTCCTCTAAAACTAATTTGTATTTCCCAGAAACCCAGCACTCCTTGATAAATTCTACAGttgaaagcagaaatacagaaatgtcAGGAAACCACTTTCAGGCTTTTGTCAGCGACAATCCAGAAGGAACTTCCAGTGGGGTGAGTGCGTTCCAGAGCCTGGAGGATTCCGGCAGCTCATGGCGGCACCAGTGTCCGAAGTGCCCAAGGGGGTTCCTGCACCTCGAGAACTATCTCAGACATCTCAAAATGCACAAACTCTTCCTGTGTTTGCAGTGTGGCAAAACATTTACACAAAAGAAGAATCTCAACAGACACATCCGGGGGCACATGGGGATCCGGCCCTTCCAGTGCATGGTGTGCCTGAAGACCTTCACTGCCAAGAGCACACTGCAGGACCACCTCAACATCCACAGTGGGGACAGGCCCTACAAGTGCCACTGCTGTGACATGGACTTCAAACACAAGTCTGCTCTCAAAAAGCATTTGACTTCTGTTCACGGGAGGAGCAGTGGTGAAAAACCAAACCTGAACACTATTACAAAAGTTAAAATAGACTATGATTGA
- the ZBTB26 gene encoding zinc finger and BTB domain-containing protein 26, which translates to MSERSDILHFKFDNYGDSMLQKMNKLREENKFCDVVVHIDDVEVHGHKIVFAAGSPFLRDQFLLNDSRDVKISILQSSEVGRQLLLSCYSGTLEFPEMELVNYLTAASFLQMSHIVERCTQALWKFIKPKQPLESKECEQQSDSSELKEQQGDDDSLQQDSPCIQPSEDSMDMEDSDIQIIKVESIGEVTEVRNKKDQNQFISSEQTALHSSEPQHFVINSTVENRASEIEQNHLHNYALSYAGSDNIVLASKDMFGPNNRGMDKGLQWHHQCPKCTRVFRHLENYANHLKMHKLFMCLLCGKTFTQKGNLHRHMRVHAGIKPFQCKICGKTFSQKCSLQDHLNLHSGDKPHKCNYCDMVFAHKPVLRKHLKQLHGKNSFDNANERNVQDITVDFDSFTCSAATDSKGCQQADASQVLDAGKLPQAVLSLRNDSTCVN; encoded by the coding sequence ATGTCAGAAAGATCAGATATTCTTCACTTCAAGTTTGACAACTATGGAGATTCGATGttacagaaaatgaacaaactgagagaagaaaacaaattttgtgATGTTGTGGTCCATATAGATGATGTTGAAGTTCACGGGCACAAAATTGTCTTTGCCGCTGGCTCTCCCTTTCTGAGGGATCAGTTCTTACTGAACGACTCCAGAGATGTAAAAATCTCTATCCTGCAGAGCTCGGAGGTGGGGAGGCAGCTGCTTCTGTCCTGCTACAGTGGCACTCTGGAGTTCCCTGAGATGGAGCTGGTGAACTACCTGACGGCCGCGAGCTTCCTGCAGATGAGCCACATCGTGGAACGGTGTACCCAGGCCCTCTGGAAGTTCATCAAACCCAAGCAGCCGCTGGAGAGCAAAGAGTGCGAGCAGCAGAGCGACTCCTCTGAGCTGAAGGAACAGCAGGGAGATGACGACTCTCTGCAGCAAGACTCGCCTTGTATTCAGCCCTCAGAAGACAGCATGGACATGGAGGATAGCGATATTCAGATCATCAAGGTGGAGTCCATCGGGGAGGTAACAGAAGTGAGGAATAAGAAGGATCAGAACCAGTTTATTTCTTCTGAACAAACTGCACTGCATTCCTCAGAGCCTCAACACTTTGTTATCAACTCCACTGTTGAAAACAGAGCAAGTGAAATAGAGCAAAACCACCTCCACAACTATGCCCTTTCCTATGCTGGCAGCGATAACATCGTTCTGGCCTCTAAAGATATGTTTGGGCCTAACAACCGAGGGATGGACAAAGGCCTCCAGTGGCACCACCAGTGTCCAAAGTGCACCAGAGTATTTCGGCATCTGGAAAACTATGCTAATCACTTAAAGATGCATAAACTATTTATGTGTCTACTCTGTGGCAAGACATTCACGCAGAAGGGCAACCTCCACCGGCACATGAGAGTGCATGCAGGCATCAAACCATTCCAGTGTAAGATCTGTGGGAAAACGTTCTCTCAGAAATGTTCCTTACAGGACCACCTCAACCTGCACAGTGGGGACAAGCCCCACAAGTGTAACTACTGTGACATGGTGTTCGCGCATAAACCCGTCCTGAGGAAACACCTTAAACAGCTGCACGGTAAAAACAGCTTTGACAATGCCAATGAGAGGAACGTGCAAGACATAACGGTGGACTTCGATTCGTTCACATGTAGCGCTGCCACAGACAGTAAGGGCTGTCAGCAGGCTGATGCCAGCCAGGTACTGGATGCAGGGAAGCTgcctcaggctgtgctcagTTTAAGAAATGATAGTACCTGTGTCAATTAA